A stretch of DNA from Longimicrobiaceae bacterium:
GCGCGGGATGCGCGGGATGCGCGGGATGCGCGGGATGCGCGGGATGCGCGGGATGCGCGGGATGCGCGGGATGCGCGGGATGCGCGGGATGGTAGCACACGCCGAAGCGTGCGCCAGATCATCGTGCGCCGACAATCCCCCGCCACGACAACCGCCAAGCAGTACGTCCCCTCTCCCACGCAGTTTGTGGGAGAGGGTGGCGGCTCTCAGGCCGCCGGGTGAGGGCCCAACAGCCTCGCCGCCTGCTGGACGTACGATCCCCCGAACAAGTTCACGTGCACCATCACGTAGTACAGCTGGTAGATGGGCCGCCGCTCGCGCTCGTAGCCGGGCGCCAGCGGCCACGCCTCGCGATACGCCGCCTGGAATCGCGCGTCGAACCCGCCGAAGAGGTCCGCCATCGCCAGGTCGGCCTCGCGGTGGCCGCGGTACACGGCGGGGTCGATGAGCGCGGGCCCATCCGCCGCCGCGAGGACGTTTCCGCTCCACAGGTCGCCGTGCAGCAGCGACGGCCCGTCGGCCTCCGCCGGCGCGAGCGCGTCCGGAAGGCGGGCGAAGAGCGCGTCCCACTGTGCTGCGCTACCCGGCATCCGCCCAACGTCGCGGGCGCGGCGTAGCTGCGGCTCCAGGCGCCGCTCGCGCCAGAACTCCGCCCAGGACGGCGCAGTGCGGTTCTCCTGCGGCAGCGAGCCGATGAAGTTGTCCTCCTCCCATCCCCAGCCGCCCGTTCCCACGCGGTGCAGCGCCGCCAGCCCGCGCCCCACCCGCTCCCCGAAGTCCGCGCCTCGCGGCCCGCGCTCCAACCACTCCAGCGCCAGCCATGCCGGCCCGCCCCGCCCGTCCGAATCCTCCGCGTCGTGACACACATCTCCCGAATCGCATACCGCCAGCACTTCCGGCACGCGAACGTCCGCCGCCGCAGCGCGCAACGCGGCCAGCCCCCGCCCCCTCCGCGGCGAAGAATCCGGGTGGCGCGGTGGCGTTGTGCTTCACGAACACGAACCCGCTGTCGAATCCCAGCCGCCACGCGACGTTGATGTCGCCGCCGCCCACCGCCTGCACGCTCCGCAGCGCCCCGAACCGAGCCTCGACACCGGCGCGGACCGCATCCGGCGGGCGGATCACGCCAGGCCCTCCTCCGCGACGACGTGCTCCAGCAGCGCCGCGCACGACCGCTCCACGATGTCGTGCACGTCGTCGAAGCCGCGGGGGCCGCCGTAGTACGGATCCGGCACGTCCAGCCCGCTCCGCTCCGGATCCCACTCGCGCAGCCGGTGCACGCGCGCCGTGCCGCCCGTACGCGCACGCAGCGCCTCGATCTCGGCCAGGTTCTCGGCGTCCATCGCGATCACCCAGCCGAACGAGCGCAGGTCCTGCTCGCCAAGCTGGCGGCTGCGCCCCGTCACCTCCACGCCACGCCGCCGCGCCGTCTCCGCGCTCCGCCTGTCCGGCGCCGCGCCGCGGTGGTAGCCGGACGTGCCCGCGGAATCGACCTGAAAGCGCGAACTCAGCCCCCGTCGCTCCACCTGCTGCCGGAACACCGCCTCCGCCAACGGCGACCGGCAGATGTTGCCCAGGCACACGAACAGCACGCGAACGGGGTCGGGAGTCATCTGCCTGGAGAAGTTCGGGCGGGCCGATGGATCAGGGTGGCGCATCGCCGACGGACGGGAGCCCCAACCCGGCGCACTCGCGGAGCAGGGCGTCGAAGTCGGAAGGCGGCGAACCTCGCTCCAGCATCCGCCGGAAGACGTTGTACGGGTCGTTTCGGTCGCCTTCCTTCCGCAGCCCTGCCTCTGAGTTGATCCACACGTACACGACCATGCGGTCTGCCGAGCGGAAGCGGAAGAAAAGCCTGAAACGTTGGTGGAACTTGGCTCGGAACCAGCCACGATGGGCTTCGCCGAGCGTGTTGCCCTGGCGGAAGTCGGGGTTGGCGGGGTCGCGGGGCACGTCGGCGGTGACGAGGCGGAAGAGGGTGGCGAGCAGCTTCGACTTGGGATGCGAGCCGTACCCCTCCGGGTCCTTGGACCGAAGCTGCGCAACCTCGGCGACGAGGCCGTCGAACTGGCGCTGGAACTCCGTCCACGCCAGCAGCCACCAGCCGTTCGCGCGCGGCGGAGGCGGGTCCATCGCCGCGAAGACGCGGTCAATCGATCGAGGCGCCGTCACCCAGATCCTCGTTCGGATCGACGTACAGATGGCCCACCAGCTCGCGTGCGCGCTCGAGCGAGCCCGGCGACAGCGGTCGCATCCGCTCGGGCGAGGCAGCGATCTCTGCCTCGAGGAAGGCGAGGTACGCGCCCAGAATGGGATCGTCCTCTTCGGCCGCCGGGACCGCGTCGGGAAGCGTGCGCACCAGCAGGCATCCGGGACCGATGTAATCCGCGGAAAGCCGCCCGGTGGCGAACTCCGGATGCGTCCGGAACAGCGACTTCTCGAAGGCCATCGCCTGCGAGTTGCCGGACTTCGTGGCCCTGCCATTGTAGGTCATCTCAAGCTCCTTGAGAGTGTACGCACAAACGTGCGCACAAAACGCCCCGTGGTCAAGACGGCAACACGTCCGCGCACGAGGCAGGCTCGCGTGGCGGCCCTCTCCTCGACCGGGCGAACGGGGCGCGGACGAGATGCGCGAGCACCATCACCGACGACATCATCCCCCAGGATCATGCAGACGAAGCCGATTCCCATCACCACCACCGACGGCGTGCTGCTGAGCGGCCATCGATCCGAGAGCGTGATTCCGAGCGCGGCGATGCCGAACAGCACGCCGGCACACACTGCCGCGACGAACGCCGCGAGCAGACGGTCCTGCCACGTCATCCGGCCGTCCGCGCCGGTCGGGGCGACGCCGTGGCGCTTCACCAGCGCGCGGACCAGCGGATTCCGGCTACGCTGCATCACGGGCAGGAGCGCCCGGTAAACGATTGCCCAGCCTGTGGCTCCGGGGAAGATCATCTTCGATTCGGGAATGCGGTGAGCAGGATCGGTCGATGGCGTTCGTGGCGACGTGCCAGGTCAGCCATGATCAGGCATCGGGTGAATCAGCCGGCGATGAACGAGCTGCCGGACACCGATCAGCCGGGATCTGGCTCAATCAAAGGACCGGCGGCCGTCGGCAGCCCAGGGGTCACGGCTGCTTCGCGGCGGAGTCGGCGGGTTCACCGGCGGCCTCGGCAGCGGCGGCGCGCATGCGGTCCTCGGACGCCTGCATGGCCTTGCCCGCGTCGT
This window harbors:
- a CDS encoding low molecular weight protein-tyrosine-phosphatase gives rise to the protein MTPDPVRVLFVCLGNICRSPLAEAVFRQQVERRGLSSRFQVDSAGTSGYHRGAAPDRRSAETARRRGVEVTGRSRQLGEQDLRSFGWVIAMDAENLAEIEALRARTGGTARVHRLREWDPERSGLDVPDPYYGGPRGFDDVHDIVERSCAALLEHVVAEEGLA
- a CDS encoding type II toxin-antitoxin system YhaV family toxin codes for the protein MTAPRSIDRVFAAMDPPPPRANGWWLLAWTEFQRQFDGLVAEVAQLRSKDPEGYGSHPKSKLLATLFRLVTADVPRDPANPDFRQGNTLGEAHRGWFRAKFHQRFRLFFRFRSADRMVVYVWINSEAGLRKEGDRNDPYNVFRRMLERGSPPSDFDALLRECAGLGLPSVGDAPP
- a CDS encoding type II toxin-antitoxin system PrlF family antitoxin; protein product: MTYNGRATKSGNSQAMAFEKSLFRTHPEFATGRLSADYIGPGCLLVRTLPDAVPAAEEDDPILGAYLAFLEAEIAASPERMRPLSPGSLERARELVGHLYVDPNEDLGDGASID